Genomic segment of Streptomyces alboniger:
GTCCGGGTAGACCTCGAAGAGCCTGCGTACGCCGAGGGCGGCGAGGACGCGGTTGACGTGCGAGCCGTCGACGGCGCCCTGCGCGGGCAGGATCAGCCGCAGCCGGCCCTGGCAGGAGCGGATCAGACGGCGCGTGGCGATCAGCACGCCGACACCGCTGGAGTCGCAGAACAGCACGTCGGAGAGGTCGAGGACGACGCTGCGGCGGCCGTCCGCCACCGCGTCGTGCACGCGCTGGCGCAGCACGGGTGAGGTCAGCAGGTCCATCTCGCCGGACACGCGCAGCACGGCCCAGCCGGACTCCTCGCCCACCACCACCTTGAGCGTCACGCGCCATGCCTCCCGCTCGCCATGCCCGTCCCGCCCGTCCGGAGTGCCCCGGCGCCCGGAGTGATCCGGAAGCGGTCCTTACGCTTCGTTCTGCTGCGGCTGCCCCACCGCCCTCCCATGAAACACCAAGGGTCCGCCGTCAATATCATCCGGTGTCGGCCCGGGCTCGCGCTTTGCCATAAACAGGAGCCCGCTGTCAGTGCCGCCGACTACATTCGAGGGATAGTCAGAAACAGGCGGTACCGTCGAAGGACAGGTCCGAAGCACAGGTCCGAAGCACAGGGCAGGGCAAGGCAAGCGCACGAGGGGGCCGCATGCCGAAGGACGCGCCGCGGCGCTGGGACCGCCGGATGCAGCAGCGGCTCGCGCACGGGGAGGCCGCCGCGCTCGGCGAGCTGTACGACCGCTTCGCCTCGCTCGTGCACGGCCTCGCCCACCGGGTCCTCGGCGACGAGTGCGCCGCCGACCGCATCACCCGCGAGGTCTTCTCCCACGTCTGGGAGAACCCCGACGCGTACGACCCCCGGCAGGGCCCCCTGCGCTCCTGGATCGCCACGCTCACCCACCAGCGGGCCGTCCGCAGGCTCCGCCAGACCGAGTCCGCCGCCCTCGCCCTCGGCGGCGAGGGCACCCCGGAGGACCTGGAGCGCAAGGTCCGCCGCGCCTCGGCCGCGGCCCGCGCCGACTACATCGTGACGGCCATGCCGACCCCGCTGCGCAAAGCCCTGGAGCTGGCGTACTTCCAGCGGCGTGACTACCGCCAGACGGCGGCCGACCTCGGCGTGACCGAGGACGAGGCCCGGCGCAGGCTCCGCCTCGGCCTCCAGCTCCTTTCGACGGCCCACGACACCGCGGACCCCTCCGCGAGCCCGGCCCCCGGCCCGCCCGGATACGGGACAGCGCTGTGACCGGCTCCGACCGCCCCGAGCCGTACGAAGAGCCCGACGGCCCCGAAGGCCCCGGCCCCGCCGGGCAGCAGCGCGGTGCCCCGCGCATACCGCTGCCGCGCTCCTCCATAGAGGACACCGGCCTTCCCCTGCCCGACCCGGACCCGGACGCGATCACCTGGGAGGTGCCACCGCCTCCCCCGCCCGAGCCGCTCGTCCTGGAGCACCGCGTCCTGAAGTCCCTGCTCGGCGCCTGGGCGCTCGCCGCGTGCTCCGCGGCCGAGGCGACCGCCGTGGAGGAGCACCTGGGCGACTGCGGGCCCTGCGCGGAGGAGGCGCTGCGGCTGCGTGACGCCGTCGGCCTGCTGCACCCCGAGGAGAGCCTCGATCTCGACCCCGGGCTGCGCACCCGCGTCCTGGAGAGCTGCCTCGGCCGGCGCCCGCCGCGCATCCCGGTGCCCGAGTGGGCCGTGCCGTACGACGCGGAGAGCGCCCGCCTCGACGCCCTGCTGCGGGACATCGGCGACTCGGAGTGGCACGCTCCGGTGCGGCTGCGCTGGTTCGAGCAGGACGGCCCGGTGAACAGGAAGTCCACCGTCGCCGGGGTCATCGCGCATCTGCTTGCCGTCGACGGCCTGGTCGGGCTCGCCCTCGGCCTCGACGACCCGCTCGGACCGGGGACCGCGGGCCCGCAGCACCCCACCCGGCGCACCGAGGCGTACTGGCACGCCTCGCGCTTCCCGCCCACGCGCGCGGTGCGGGGCCCCTGGCGCGACCAGACGCACGAGATCGTCCGCACGGTGTCGTTCGCGGGCGACGGCTCGGGGCGGCTCCCCGTGCCGTACGGGACGGTGCCGGCCGCCGACCCGGCCGCCGGCGCCGAGACCGGGCAGAAGATCGAGCTGCCGCTGCGGGACGCCATGGTGGACCGCGCCTTCGAGTGCTGGATCCACGCGGGCGATATCGCCGAGGCCGTCGACTACCCCTACGACCCGCCCGCGCCCCGGCACCTCCACCACATGATCGCCCTCGCCGTCCGGCTGCTCCCCGGCACGCTGGCCGACCGCCGGCGCTCCGGGCTCGCCGCGCCGCCCCGCGGCCTGGTCGCGGCGGGCACGCCGGGCCGCACCCTGCGTCTGGAGATCGAGGGACTCGGCGGCGGCGAGTGGCTCATCCCGCTCGACTCACCGGCGGCGGTCGCCTCGGCGGACCGGGAGGTCGCGCATGTGGCCCTGGACGGCGTCGAGTTCTGCCGCCTCGCCGCGGGCCACGTCTCCCCGGTGGAAGCGGCCGCGGGCCAGGACGGCGACCGCGAGGCGATCCGGGACGTCCTGTTCGCGGCGGCCTCCCTGAGCAGGCTGTAGCCCCGGCGGCCGAGACGGGTGGGTGGATGGGCGGGCGGGAAGCTCGCCGCGCAGCGGCGCTCAGAAACCCACGACGGCCCGCACCCGGGCCACCCGCGGAGCTACGCGAAGACCACCGTCCGCCGCCCGTTCAGCAGAATCCTGCGCTCCGCGTGCCACTTCACGGCCCGCGCCAGCGCCTGGCACTCCACGTCACGGCCGATCGCGACCAGCTGGTCGGGGGTCACGCCGTGGCCCACCCGCTCGACCTCCTGCTCGATGATCGGCCCCTCGTCGAGGTCGGCTGTCACATAGTGCGCGGTGGCACCGATCAGCTTCACCCCGCGCGCGTGCGCCTGGTGATACGGCTTCGCGCCCTTGAAGCTCGGCAGGAACGAGTGGTGGATGTTGATGATCCGCCCGCTCAGCTCCTTGCACAGGTCGTCCGAGAGCACCTGCATATAGCGGGCCAGGACGACCAGCTCCACGCCCTCGGACCGCACGATCTCCAGCAGCTGCGCCTCGGCCTGCGGCTTGTTGTCCCGGGTCACCGGAATGTGGTGGAAGGGGATGTCGTACGAGGCGACCAGCTCGGCGAAGTCCGTGTGGTTGGAGACGACCGCGGCGATCTCCACCGGCAGCGCCCCGATCCGCGAACGGAACAGCAGGTCGTTCAGGCAGTGCCCGAACTTCGACACCAGCAGGACGACCCGCATCCGGTCCTCGGCACGGTGGATCTGCCACTCCATGTGGAAGGAGTCGCCGATCGCGGCGAAGCTCGCCCGCAGCTTGTCGACGGTCACCGGCGCCTCGGCGGAGAAGTGGACGCGCATGAAGAACAGCCCGGTGTCGTGGTCACCGAACTGCTGGCTGTCCTCGATGTTGCAGCCGGTCATGAAGAGGTAGCTCGACACGGCGTGCACGATGCCCTGCTTGTCGGGGCAGGAGAGGGTGAGGACGTACTGCTCAGCGGGAGCGGCGGAGGCGGCGGGGGCGGCGGCGGACTGCTCATTCATGCGGCCAAGGTTCCCATATGCGACGGGCGCCGCGGGCAGGCGTCCGGCCGGGCTCAGGCGGACCTGGTCAGGATCCGCAGCACCTCCAGCGTCCGCGGGGCCTCGTCGGGGTCCTCCCCGTCCCCAGCCGCGAGCCGCACGTGCGCGTCCCGCGCCGCCCGCACGGCGTCAGGCCAGCCCGGGTGCTCCAGGTAGACGGAGACCATCGCGTCGGGCCCGACCTCGTGCATGATCCGCAGGACCCGCAGCACGGCCGTGTCGACGAGCGCCGCCTCCTGCGGGTCGCGGAAAATCGTCCCGACGTATTTCTCCGCGGACCAGTTGTCCAGCCACGTGTCCTCGACCAGCCGGTACACGGCG
This window contains:
- the purU gene encoding formyltetrahydrofolate deformylase, with the translated sequence MNEQSAAAPAASAAPAEQYVLTLSCPDKQGIVHAVSSYLFMTGCNIEDSQQFGDHDTGLFFMRVHFSAEAPVTVDKLRASFAAIGDSFHMEWQIHRAEDRMRVVLLVSKFGHCLNDLLFRSRIGALPVEIAAVVSNHTDFAELVASYDIPFHHIPVTRDNKPQAEAQLLEIVRSEGVELVVLARYMQVLSDDLCKELSGRIINIHHSFLPSFKGAKPYHQAHARGVKLIGATAHYVTADLDEGPIIEQEVERVGHGVTPDQLVAIGRDVECQALARAVKWHAERRILLNGRRTVVFA
- a CDS encoding zf-HC2 domain-containing protein, encoding MTGSDRPEPYEEPDGPEGPGPAGQQRGAPRIPLPRSSIEDTGLPLPDPDPDAITWEVPPPPPPEPLVLEHRVLKSLLGAWALAACSAAEATAVEEHLGDCGPCAEEALRLRDAVGLLHPEESLDLDPGLRTRVLESCLGRRPPRIPVPEWAVPYDAESARLDALLRDIGDSEWHAPVRLRWFEQDGPVNRKSTVAGVIAHLLAVDGLVGLALGLDDPLGPGTAGPQHPTRRTEAYWHASRFPPTRAVRGPWRDQTHEIVRTVSFAGDGSGRLPVPYGTVPAADPAAGAETGQKIELPLRDAMVDRAFECWIHAGDIAEAVDYPYDPPAPRHLHHMIALAVRLLPGTLADRRRSGLAAPPRGLVAAGTPGRTLRLEIEGLGGGEWLIPLDSPAAVASADREVAHVALDGVEFCRLAAGHVSPVEAAAGQDGDREAIRDVLFAAASLSRL
- a CDS encoding sigma-70 family RNA polymerase sigma factor is translated as MPKDAPRRWDRRMQQRLAHGEAAALGELYDRFASLVHGLAHRVLGDECAADRITREVFSHVWENPDAYDPRQGPLRSWIATLTHQRAVRRLRQTESAALALGGEGTPEDLERKVRRASAAARADYIVTAMPTPLRKALELAYFQRRDYRQTAADLGVTEDEARRRLRLGLQLLSTAHDTADPSASPAPGPPGYGTAL
- a CDS encoding STAS domain-containing protein → MTLKVVVGEESGWAVLRVSGEMDLLTSPVLRQRVHDAVADGRRSVVLDLSDVLFCDSSGVGVLIATRRLIRSCQGRLRLILPAQGAVDGSHVNRVLAALGVRRLFEVYPDVVAALDEKATPLSA
- a CDS encoding SCO4402 family protein → MTVQGSENSSRRGRRSSTMGGMPTNDMPWWRWRSNVRSALHMLSDPDFQRECWLAGREEYGDVTDAVYRLVEDTWLDNWSAEKYVGTIFRDPQEAALVDTAVLRVLRIMHEVGPDAMVSVYLEHPGWPDAVRAARDAHVRLAAGDGEDPDEAPRTLEVLRILTRSA